One window of Mesorhizobium sp. PAMC28654 genomic DNA carries:
- the uraH gene encoding hydroxyisourate hydrolase produces MALSDLHSAAASLTTHALDIAKGVPAANLAVELFRLAGGCKVSIAKAVTNVQGRCEAPLLTQSTVEPGAYVLEFDAGAYHGAASPFDIIPVEFNISDPAGHYHVPLVLAPGGYSTYRGAPPSRVPDDKGSWGAISARVSLPNHPAAPPPGVGGPGLTVHVIDISRGIGAGSLKGELYRCGDGDCRTAVGGFVVNDEGRTDQWLIDAGKLQRGDYELTFEAGDYFARANFGVGATPFFDRIRIRVRVIDASAHHHIPLLLSPWGYSCYRGS; encoded by the coding sequence ATGGCCTTGTCTGACTTGCATTCGGCAGCCGCGTCGTTGACGACGCACGCCTTGGACATCGCGAAGGGCGTGCCAGCGGCAAATCTCGCGGTGGAGCTCTTCCGCCTCGCCGGCGGGTGCAAGGTTTCCATCGCAAAGGCGGTTACCAACGTGCAGGGACGATGCGAGGCTCCGCTGCTGACGCAATCAACGGTCGAGCCTGGTGCATATGTCCTCGAGTTCGACGCCGGCGCGTACCACGGCGCGGCCTCGCCCTTCGACATCATTCCCGTCGAGTTCAACATCTCGGATCCCGCGGGACACTATCACGTGCCGCTAGTGCTGGCCCCCGGCGGATATTCGACCTACCGCGGCGCGCCGCCTTCCAGGGTGCCGGACGACAAGGGCAGTTGGGGCGCTATCAGCGCACGGGTGAGTTTGCCGAACCATCCGGCCGCGCCCCCGCCCGGCGTCGGTGGCCCTGGCCTGACCGTCCATGTGATCGACATATCGCGCGGGATAGGGGCGGGCTCCCTCAAGGGGGAGCTGTATCGGTGCGGTGACGGGGATTGCCGGACCGCTGTGGGCGGTTTCGTCGTCAATGACGAAGGCCGCACCGATCAATGGCTGATCGATGCGGGGAAGCTGCAGCGTGGTGACTATGAACTCACGTTCGAGGCCGGCGACTATTTCGCCCGCGCCAATTTCGGTGTCGGCGCCACGCCGTTCTTCGATCGGATCCGCATTCGGGTCAGGGTGATCGATGCCAGTGCGCACCATCACATACCGCTGCTTTTGTCCCCGTGGGGATACAGCTGCTATCGCGGAAGCTAG
- a CDS encoding ABC transporter permease subunit → MSELFTQTIIISIFAATVRIATPLIFAALGELITEKAGILNLGVEGTMLMAAFTSFSATFVSGSLWVGLLVGIVTGGLMAALTVFMAATLKVEQVTGLALNMLGSGVSILLYKLYFEGVVSQFEI, encoded by the coding sequence ATGAGCGAACTGTTCACCCAGACAATCATCATCAGCATTTTCGCTGCCACGGTGCGAATCGCCACACCCCTGATTTTCGCCGCGCTGGGCGAACTCATCACCGAAAAGGCCGGCATCCTGAACCTGGGCGTAGAGGGCACGATGCTGATGGCGGCGTTCACCTCTTTTTCCGCCACTTTCGTATCGGGATCGCTGTGGGTCGGCCTTCTGGTGGGGATCGTGACGGGCGGACTGATGGCCGCCCTTACCGTGTTCATGGCGGCCACGCTCAAGGTCGAGCAGGTGACGGGCCTCGCCCTCAACATGCTCGGCTCCGGCGTGTCGATCCTTCTCTACAAGCTCTATTTCGAAGGGGTAGTGTCTCAGTTTGAAATTTGA
- a CDS encoding RNA-binding protein — MIGNAVRVMRIATGDEDDEVKDDGKDPAAKALGAKGGKKRAENMTPERRAEIAKKAAESRWRPK, encoded by the coding sequence GTGATCGGCAACGCCGTCCGCGTCATGCGCATTGCTACAGGCGATGAAGACGACGAGGTGAAGGACGACGGCAAAGACCCTGCCGCGAAGGCGCTTGGTGCCAAGGGCGGAAAGAAGCGCGCCGAGAACATGACGCCAGAACGGCGCGCCGAGATCGCTAAGAAGGCGGCAGAAAGCCGCTGGAGGCCTAAATAG
- a CDS encoding IS1 family transposase, whose product MNKLPLQTRVQILSMLCEGSSMRSISRVADVSINTVSKLLVDAGKFCADLHDREVRNVKAKRVQCDEIWSFTGAKQKNVAAMKNRVDGAGDTWTWTALDSDSKLIISWLVGGRDGEYALAFMDDVKERLANRVQLTTDGHRAYLNAVEEAFGADIDYAMLVKQYGEPEGKAVPQERRYSPAVCTGATKKRIEGSPDLAHVSTSYVERQNLTMRMHMRRFTRLTNAFSKKFENHVHMVALYTVWYNFIRIHKTLKTSPAMAAGVSQTLWSMEDICEKMDAIAPRPGPRGPYKKKA is encoded by the coding sequence ATGAACAAGCTGCCCCTCCAGACCCGCGTCCAAATCCTCTCGATGCTCTGCGAGGGTTCGTCGATGCGCTCGATATCCCGCGTTGCCGACGTGTCGATCAACACGGTTTCCAAGCTGCTGGTCGATGCCGGCAAGTTCTGCGCTGATCTGCATGACCGCGAAGTTCGCAACGTGAAGGCCAAGCGCGTCCAGTGTGACGAAATCTGGTCGTTCACTGGCGCGAAGCAAAAGAACGTCGCAGCCATGAAGAACCGTGTCGATGGCGCTGGCGACACATGGACTTGGACCGCTTTGGACAGCGACAGCAAGCTTATCATCTCTTGGCTGGTCGGCGGTCGTGACGGCGAATATGCGCTGGCCTTCATGGACGACGTGAAGGAACGCCTCGCCAACCGCGTCCAGCTTACGACCGATGGTCACCGCGCCTATCTCAATGCGGTCGAGGAAGCCTTTGGAGCGGATATCGACTACGCGATGCTGGTGAAGCAGTACGGCGAGCCGGAAGGCAAGGCAGTGCCACAGGAACGCCGCTACAGCCCCGCTGTATGTACTGGCGCGACCAAGAAGCGGATTGAAGGCTCGCCCGATCTGGCGCATGTCAGCACGTCGTACGTTGAACGCCAGAACCTCACCATGCGCATGCATATGCGCCGCTTTACGCGCCTCACCAACGCATTCTCAAAGAAGTTTGAAAACCACGTTCACATGGTCGCGTTGTACACCGTCTGGTACAACTTCATTCGCATCCACAAGACGCTGAAAACCTCGCCCGCAATGGCGGCTGGTGTGTCGCAGACGCTCTGGTCAATGGAGGATATTTGCGAGAAGATGGACGCTATTGCCCCAAGGCCGGGGCCAAGGGGGCCATATAAAAAGAAGGCGTAG
- a CDS encoding type II toxin-antitoxin system RelE/ParE family toxin, translated as MSEWTILDYIEPTGRNCAADWLAGLSHEAQAVIAQRLLAMEGMKVWSEKWASKLSDWDGLIELRVTYKGVQYRPLGVYQPNKRFVLLGGAIEKGNEMPRRHLDSADRRRKQLQKDPTRVRQHEY; from the coding sequence ATGAGTGAATGGACCATACTGGATTACATCGAGCCTACGGGCCGCAACTGTGCTGCCGACTGGCTCGCAGGGCTGTCGCATGAGGCTCAGGCTGTGATTGCTCAAAGGCTTTTGGCGATGGAAGGCATGAAGGTGTGGTCGGAAAAATGGGCGTCTAAGCTATCAGATTGGGACGGACTAATCGAACTGAGAGTAACCTATAAGGGCGTACAATATCGCCCGCTTGGTGTTTACCAGCCGAATAAAAGGTTCGTTCTGCTCGGCGGAGCAATAGAAAAGGGCAACGAGATGCCCCGTCGCCATCTAGATTCAGCCGATAGACGAAGAAAGCAACTACAAAAGGACCCGACACGTGTCAGACAACATGAATACTAA
- a CDS encoding aspartate/glutamate racemase family protein produces the protein MRILLINPNTSTFVTEKVAAEARRVAAPGTEIVPVTGRLGAAIVSGRSEDALAATEAMCLAAEYGGDCDAVILAISFDSGLRPLREMLSIPVVGMSEAAMLAACTLGGKFAMVTFGNRAAPIYAELCHGYGLSGRLSNVVSLAPLTDAEMRDPLLILPRLVEAIDRTVCEDRTEAAILAGAIFAGITDDVAERVNIPMLNGVAEAVGIAEMLARVRPRKAKCGSYQLPAAKKIEWPNSALVSRFKTF, from the coding sequence ATGAGAATTCTGTTGATCAATCCGAATACCAGCACCTTCGTCACCGAAAAGGTTGCCGCGGAAGCCCGTAGGGTTGCCGCGCCCGGTACCGAGATCGTCCCCGTCACGGGCCGTCTCGGCGCCGCGATCGTCAGCGGCCGTTCCGAAGACGCCTTGGCCGCGACCGAAGCCATGTGCCTGGCGGCCGAATACGGTGGCGATTGCGACGCCGTCATCCTTGCCATTTCGTTCGACAGCGGTCTGCGGCCCCTGCGTGAGATGCTTTCCATTCCCGTTGTCGGCATGAGCGAAGCCGCGATGCTGGCCGCCTGCACCTTGGGTGGGAAGTTTGCGATGGTGACGTTCGGCAATCGCGCGGCGCCGATCTATGCGGAGCTTTGCCATGGCTACGGCCTGAGTGGGCGGCTTTCCAACGTAGTGTCGTTGGCGCCGCTGACGGATGCCGAAATGCGCGATCCGCTGTTGATCCTACCAAGGCTTGTCGAGGCGATAGACAGGACGGTCTGCGAAGATCGCACGGAAGCGGCCATCCTGGCCGGCGCGATATTTGCCGGGATCACCGATGACGTGGCCGAAAGAGTGAACATTCCGATGCTGAACGGCGTCGCCGAAGCGGTAGGCATTGCCGAAATGCTGGCCAGGGTAAGACCGCGCAAGGCGAAATGCGGAAGTTACCAGCTGCCAGCGGCAAAGAAGATCGAATGGCCGAATTCCGCTCTGGTTTCCCGTTTCAAGACGTTCTGA
- the argE gene encoding acetylornithine deacetylase, which yields MQSNRDPGELFSLDMIEKFISFDTTSRNSNLPLIHFVRDYLGQLGVDCVLTYDRERGKANLFATLGPRDQPGIILSGHTDIVPVDDQEWTSDPFKLARRDGKVFGRGVCDMKGFLAIATAFAPEFLKRGLKTPLHLAMSFDEEVGCLGVPLLINDVVGRGPLPLACIVGEPSEMKVIRAHKGKIGGHVQVTGLPAHSGIAHQGVNAVEAAGEAIAYFKRIQRRLRDEGPYNGDFEAPAYTTIQCCMVNGGTAVNIVAGHCTFDFDIRFLPGENPEAYVDECKAFVARHVEPEMRAVSPEAGFVWKKVPGAAALNTACDAEITRLAQKLSGSSDSTCVGFGTEAGHFQEAGIPTIICGPGSIDQAHKADEFITLDQVARCEHFLWRLLDEVGA from the coding sequence ATGCAAAGCAACAGGGATCCGGGCGAATTGTTCAGCCTGGACATGATCGAGAAATTCATAAGCTTCGACACGACGAGCCGGAACAGCAATCTCCCGCTGATCCACTTCGTCCGCGACTATCTCGGTCAGCTCGGCGTGGACTGCGTGCTGACCTACGACAGAGAGCGGGGCAAGGCGAACCTGTTTGCAACACTTGGCCCTCGCGACCAGCCGGGTATAATCCTGTCCGGCCATACCGACATCGTGCCCGTCGACGACCAGGAATGGACATCAGATCCCTTCAAGCTGGCCCGCCGTGACGGTAAGGTCTTCGGGCGCGGCGTTTGCGACATGAAGGGCTTTCTGGCAATCGCAACCGCGTTCGCGCCGGAGTTCCTCAAACGCGGGCTGAAGACGCCTTTGCACCTGGCGATGTCCTTTGACGAGGAGGTCGGCTGCCTCGGTGTCCCGCTTCTGATCAACGATGTTGTCGGCCGTGGACCGCTACCACTCGCCTGCATCGTTGGCGAGCCCTCGGAAATGAAGGTGATCCGCGCACACAAGGGCAAGATTGGAGGCCATGTACAGGTCACGGGCTTGCCGGCGCATTCAGGCATCGCGCATCAGGGCGTGAACGCGGTAGAAGCCGCGGGCGAGGCGATCGCCTACTTCAAGCGCATCCAGCGCCGCCTGCGTGACGAGGGACCTTACAACGGCGATTTCGAGGCGCCAGCCTACACCACCATCCAGTGCTGCATGGTCAATGGCGGTACCGCCGTCAACATTGTCGCCGGCCACTGCACCTTCGATTTCGACATCCGCTTCCTGCCCGGAGAAAACCCGGAAGCCTATGTCGACGAATGCAAGGCGTTCGTCGCCCGTCATGTCGAGCCGGAAATGCGAGCGGTCTCGCCCGAGGCCGGCTTCGTCTGGAAGAAGGTGCCCGGGGCGGCAGCTCTCAATACGGCGTGCGATGCTGAGATCACCAGGCTGGCGCAGAAGCTTTCGGGCTCCAGCGATTCGACCTGCGTCGGCTTCGGCACCGAGGCCGGGCATTTTCAAGAGGCCGGCATCCCGACCATCATCTGTGGTCCGGGCTCGATCGACCAGGCCCACAAGGCGGACGAGTTCATCACCCTGGACCAAGTTGCCCGCTGCGAGCATTTCTTGTGGCGCCTTCTGGACGAGGTCGGGGCTTGA
- a CDS encoding ABC transporter permease, giving the protein MPTIETFGNVVIPFLSDIPYVGPIFFQQKLLTYVAFLLVPAVWFFLYRTKYGLEIRCLGENPKVIDTRGLSVTARQYGAVVAGGMLIGIGGAFVTIASTVRFVPDITAGRGWLALVIVIAGNWRPTGILLAALVFAFLDALQLQIQGVGVALPYQIFLALPYIAAIVLMIVKRQQSEEPSRLGIPYFRGER; this is encoded by the coding sequence ATGCCCACCATCGAGACCTTCGGTAATGTCGTGATCCCGTTCCTTTCGGACATCCCCTATGTCGGGCCGATTTTCTTCCAGCAGAAGCTGCTGACATATGTCGCTTTCCTCCTGGTCCCCGCTGTCTGGTTCTTTCTCTACCGCACGAAGTACGGGCTCGAGATACGCTGCCTTGGCGAGAACCCGAAAGTCATCGACACACGCGGGCTCAGCGTGACAGCGCGCCAATACGGTGCCGTTGTCGCCGGCGGGATGTTGATCGGGATCGGCGGCGCCTTCGTCACCATCGCATCCACCGTCCGTTTCGTGCCAGACATCACTGCCGGCCGCGGCTGGCTCGCGCTTGTCATCGTCATCGCGGGGAATTGGCGCCCGACCGGAATACTTCTGGCCGCGCTCGTCTTCGCCTTTCTGGACGCGCTGCAATTGCAAATCCAGGGCGTCGGCGTGGCGCTGCCCTACCAGATATTCCTGGCCCTGCCGTATATCGCCGCGATCGTGCTGATGATCGTCAAGCGTCAGCAATCGGAAGAGCCGAGCCGGCTGGGCATCCCTTATTTCCGCGGTGAGCGCTGA
- a CDS encoding NYN domain-containing protein, with product MSQIQDPIPQKRAAFYFDGFNLYHPVHEMGEPFMKWCNLWRLSEILCAPNGLDLKKVVFCTAMPFHKPDSLGRHRTFNNAQIACGVTVLEGHFVFNDELNRHSEKQSDINVALSLMMDAVDDVFDWAFLVSADSDQASTARFFKDRFPDKKLAIVAPPNRKPPDKSLPYSDLDFTIRKEDMERALMPNFVKSLDGRFIRRPLEYDPPAWWMPPDQRPKRKR from the coding sequence TTGAGCCAGATTCAAGACCCAATACCCCAAAAAAGGGCAGCTTTTTATTTCGACGGGTTCAATCTTTATCACCCAGTACACGAAATGGGTGAACCATTTATGAAATGGTGCAACCTGTGGAGGCTGTCTGAGATTCTATGCGCTCCAAACGGCCTCGATTTGAAGAAAGTCGTGTTTTGCACGGCCATGCCTTTTCACAAACCCGACTCGCTAGGACGCCATCGGACATTCAACAATGCGCAAATTGCATGTGGTGTTACGGTCCTAGAGGGTCATTTCGTCTTCAATGATGAGCTTAACCGGCATTCCGAAAAGCAGTCCGATATTAACGTCGCGCTATCTCTTATGATGGATGCGGTAGATGACGTTTTCGATTGGGCATTTCTGGTCAGCGCGGATTCCGATCAAGCGTCAACGGCGCGATTTTTTAAAGACAGATTCCCCGACAAAAAATTGGCTATAGTAGCTCCACCCAACCGCAAACCGCCCGACAAGTCCCTTCCTTATTCGGACCTCGATTTCACGATCCGCAAAGAGGATATGGAGCGGGCTTTGATGCCCAATTTCGTTAAGTCCTTGGATGGGCGGTTCATCCGTCGACCGCTCGAATACGACCCGCCTGCATGGTGGATGCCGCCAGATCAGCGGCCGAAGCGAAAGCGCTGA
- the tldD gene encoding metalloprotease TldD encodes MNSLIGQFDISDDRIKQIVADTINGADDGELFLEYSESEALMFDNGKLKTANFNTDQGFGLRAVAGEASGYAHSSDLSEASLLRAADAVSTVKGGYSGTLAAAPARTNRHLYGDENPIPSPSFEAKAKLLQEIDTWLRAEDPRVRQVSASLTSSWQHVEIARADGQVVRDIRPLVRVSVSVIVGDGDRQESGSYGMGGRKAFGEFLVEDSWKHAAKEALRQALVNLEAIPAPAGTFDIVLSSGWPGVMLHEAVGHGLEGDFNRKKTSAFAGLLGQQVAAKGVTVVDDGTMPERRGSLTVDDEGTPSARNVLIEDGKLVGYMQDRQNARLMGMEATGNGRREGYAHQPMPRMTNTYMTAGDMEPDEIIASVKNGIYAVSFGGGQVDITSGKFVFGCTEAYMIENGKVTQPIKGAMLIGNGPDAMHRVSMIGNDMKLDTGIGMCGKAGQGVPVGVGQPHLRMNQMTVGGTRV; translated from the coding sequence ATGAACAGCCTTATAGGCCAATTCGACATTTCAGACGATCGCATCAAGCAGATCGTCGCGGACACCATCAACGGCGCCGACGATGGCGAGCTGTTTCTCGAATACAGCGAAAGCGAGGCGCTGATGTTCGACAATGGCAAGCTGAAGACCGCCAACTTCAACACCGACCAGGGTTTTGGGCTGCGGGCCGTTGCCGGCGAAGCCAGCGGCTACGCCCATTCCAGCGATTTGTCCGAAGCCTCGCTGCTGCGCGCGGCGGACGCCGTCTCAACGGTCAAGGGCGGCTATTCCGGCACGCTTGCCGCGGCACCCGCGCGCACCAATCGCCATCTCTACGGCGACGAGAACCCAATCCCCTCGCCTTCCTTCGAAGCCAAGGCAAAGCTGCTGCAGGAAATCGACACCTGGCTACGCGCCGAGGATCCGCGCGTGCGCCAGGTTTCGGCATCGCTGACCTCATCGTGGCAGCATGTCGAGATCGCGCGCGCCGACGGCCAGGTGGTCCGCGATATCCGCCCGCTGGTCAGGGTCAGCGTTTCGGTCATCGTCGGCGACGGCGACCGTCAGGAAAGCGGCTCCTACGGAATGGGCGGACGCAAGGCGTTTGGCGAATTCCTGGTCGAGGACAGCTGGAAACACGCCGCCAAGGAAGCGCTCCGGCAAGCGCTGGTCAACCTGGAAGCGATTCCGGCGCCGGCAGGCACCTTCGACATCGTGCTGTCGAGCGGCTGGCCGGGCGTCATGCTGCATGAGGCCGTTGGCCACGGATTGGAAGGCGACTTCAACCGCAAGAAGACCTCGGCCTTCGCTGGCTTGCTGGGCCAGCAGGTCGCCGCCAAGGGTGTGACCGTCGTCGATGACGGCACCATGCCCGAGCGGCGCGGCTCGCTGACCGTTGACGACGAAGGTACGCCTTCGGCCCGCAACGTATTGATCGAGGACGGCAAATTGGTCGGCTACATGCAGGATCGCCAGAACGCCAGGCTGATGGGCATGGAGGCCACCGGCAACGGCCGGCGGGAGGGCTATGCGCACCAGCCGATGCCGCGCATGACCAACACCTACATGACGGCAGGCGACATGGAGCCGGACGAGATCATCGCCTCGGTCAAGAACGGCATCTATGCCGTCTCCTTCGGCGGCGGTCAGGTCGACATCACCTCCGGAAAATTCGTGTTCGGCTGTACCGAGGCCTATATGATCGAGAACGGCAAGGTGACGCAGCCGATCAAGGGCGCCATGCTGATCGGCAACGGACCGGATGCCATGCACCGCGTTTCCATGATCGGCAACGACATGAAGCTCGATACCGGCATCGGCATGTGCGGCAAGGCCGGACAGGGCGTGCCCGTCGGCGTCGGTCAGCCGCACCTCAGGATGAACCAGATGACGGTGGGCGGCACGCGGGTTTGA
- a CDS encoding invasion associated locus B family protein, whose protein sequence is MNPWLSRTLAKVIFLAALSGISLSGIGPANAVQPSGTVRSTHGAWSIICDTPAGATSEQCVMMQNVVAEDRPEMGLSVVVLRTADNKAEILRVLAPLGVLLPNGLGLNVDGKDIGRAYFVRCFQDGCYAEVILEKPLLDTLKSGTSATFIVFQTPEEGIGIPVDLKGFADGFAALP, encoded by the coding sequence ATGAACCCTTGGCTTTCGAGAACCTTGGCGAAGGTCATCTTTCTAGCCGCCCTGTCAGGCATCAGCCTGTCCGGCATCGGCCCGGCCAATGCCGTGCAGCCGAGCGGTACGGTTCGCTCAACACATGGTGCATGGTCAATCATATGTGACACGCCTGCCGGCGCCACGTCGGAACAGTGCGTGATGATGCAGAACGTCGTCGCCGAGGACAGGCCGGAGATGGGGCTTTCCGTCGTCGTCCTGCGCACCGCCGACAACAAGGCGGAGATCCTGCGCGTGCTGGCGCCGCTTGGCGTACTCCTGCCCAATGGCCTTGGCCTCAATGTCGACGGCAAGGACATCGGCCGCGCCTATTTCGTACGCTGCTTCCAGGACGGCTGCTATGCCGAGGTCATTCTCGAGAAGCCGTTGCTCGACACGCTGAAGTCCGGCACATCGGCCACCTTCATCGTCTTCCAGACGCCTGAAGAAGGCATCGGTATCCCCGTCGATCTCAAGGGTTTCGCCGACGGCTTTGCCGCCCTGCCCTGA
- the xdhC gene encoding xanthine dehydrogenase accessory protein XdhC: protein MNSKVQSLRDFLAGQGRIALVEVAGTKGSTPREKGAFMLVSRSAISGTIGGGQLEYMAIDKAQQMVGANHSRKSVMSRVDVNEIRATLDVPLGPEIGQCCGGRVEVLIRLVDAALAQQLVAAAEAEDAELPHVYIFGGGHVGQALASAVALLPVHVVVIETRAEALEGMPEAIETSLTPMPEEMVRKAPAGTAFAILTHDHALDFLIVAEALKRVDTAYVGMIGSKTKNATFRNWFLKSADGNEAEFARLVSPIGGAAVKDKRPQVIAALAAAEIMTALAAHLSDPVD from the coding sequence ATGAACTCGAAAGTGCAGAGCCTGAGAGACTTCCTTGCTGGCCAGGGCCGTATCGCCTTGGTCGAAGTGGCCGGGACAAAAGGCTCGACACCACGCGAGAAGGGCGCCTTCATGCTCGTGTCTCGTTCGGCGATATCGGGCACGATCGGCGGCGGCCAGCTCGAATACATGGCGATCGACAAGGCCCAGCAGATGGTCGGAGCCAATCACTCCCGGAAGTCCGTCATGTCGCGTGTCGACGTGAACGAAATCCGCGCCACCCTCGACGTGCCGCTAGGCCCGGAGATCGGCCAATGTTGCGGCGGCAGGGTCGAGGTGTTGATCCGGCTGGTCGATGCGGCGTTGGCCCAGCAACTGGTTGCGGCGGCGGAGGCCGAAGACGCTGAACTGCCGCATGTCTACATTTTCGGCGGCGGTCATGTCGGCCAGGCACTGGCCTCGGCGGTGGCGCTGCTCCCGGTGCATGTCGTTGTCATCGAAACCCGCGCCGAGGCGCTGGAGGGCATGCCGGAAGCAATCGAAACCAGCCTGACGCCGATGCCCGAGGAGATGGTGCGGAAAGCTCCCGCCGGAACTGCCTTCGCCATCCTTACTCACGACCACGCACTGGATTTCCTAATCGTCGCCGAGGCGTTGAAACGCGTCGACACCGCCTATGTCGGAATGATCGGTTCGAAGACCAAGAACGCGACGTTCAGGAACTGGTTCCTGAAATCGGCCGATGGAAACGAGGCGGAATTCGCCCGCCTCGTTTCGCCGATCGGCGGCGCCGCGGTCAAGGACAAGCGACCGCAGGTCATAGCCGCCCTCGCGGCCGCCGAGATCATGACGGCGCTGGCGGCCCACCTGTCCGATCCCGTCGACTGA
- the allE gene encoding (S)-ureidoglycine aminohydrolase: protein MRQKLGETRTSVRDRHALVCPDSHERTTLPNWPGSEVIFVITPQTGARFTEFFVDLPAEAVGREPLIGIQRFFFVLSGNVSLSVDGKTHQLGVEGYAFLPSDRPHEIRALEKSRIVVLEKRYIELADEGRPEPFVGRVGSVARSPMKGDDMIMLQKLLPAGNAFDCEVNIMDFAPGGSLPYVETHFMEHGLLLLNGGGVYRLDNSWYPVEAGDVIWMGPFAAQWFGALGRTNARYLIYKNWNRDPHVS from the coding sequence ATGAGACAAAAGCTTGGCGAGACAAGAACGTCGGTGCGGGATCGGCACGCGCTGGTCTGCCCTGACAGCCACGAGCGCACGACGCTGCCGAACTGGCCCGGCAGCGAGGTCATCTTCGTCATCACCCCGCAAACCGGCGCGCGCTTCACCGAGTTCTTCGTTGACCTGCCGGCCGAAGCGGTCGGGCGGGAGCCCCTGATCGGCATACAGCGCTTCTTCTTTGTTCTGTCGGGAAATGTCAGCCTGTCGGTCGACGGAAAAACCCACCAACTCGGCGTCGAGGGCTACGCCTTCCTTCCGTCGGATCGCCCCCACGAAATCAGGGCGCTCGAAAAGTCCAGGATCGTCGTCCTGGAAAAACGCTACATCGAGCTTGCCGATGAGGGACGACCCGAACCGTTCGTCGGACGGGTCGGGAGCGTGGCCAGGTCGCCCATGAAGGGCGACGACATGATCATGTTGCAAAAGCTGCTGCCTGCCGGCAATGCCTTCGACTGCGAAGTCAACATAATGGACTTCGCGCCAGGCGGATCGCTCCCATATGTCGAGACCCATTTCATGGAACATGGATTGTTGCTGCTGAACGGCGGGGGCGTCTATCGCCTCGACAACTCGTGGTATCCGGTCGAGGCGGGCGATGTCATCTGGATGGGACCGTTCGCGGCGCAATGGTTCGGCGCGCTCGGTCGGACAAACGCCAGGTACCTGATCTACAAGAACTGGAACCGCGACCCGCACGTATCATAG
- a CDS encoding helix-turn-helix domain-containing protein: MSDNMNTKLEKLWGKFQSKIFRDSFVDSHASTTVAAQIFTMREDREWTQSDLAAATGMAQSRISLLEDPSYDRMNIGTLKRIATAFDVGLLVSFVPFSEVLRHAADDSDDRFSVRPFSQDFAPVVGNTNWSATALVYNVDRTAKVSVTKPTENREIRIVENENTSHANVG, encoded by the coding sequence GTGTCAGACAACATGAATACTAAGCTAGAGAAACTTTGGGGGAAATTTCAAAGCAAGATCTTTCGCGATAGTTTCGTTGACTCACATGCGTCAACGACGGTTGCTGCTCAAATATTTACTATGCGGGAAGATAGAGAGTGGACCCAGTCTGACTTAGCGGCAGCCACTGGCATGGCCCAATCAAGAATATCTCTATTGGAAGACCCGTCATATGACAGGATGAATATTGGCACACTGAAAAGAATAGCTACTGCTTTTGATGTTGGACTTTTAGTATCGTTTGTTCCATTCAGCGAAGTCTTGCGTCACGCCGCCGATGATAGCGACGACCGCTTTTCTGTCAGGCCCTTTTCTCAGGATTTTGCCCCTGTCGTCGGGAACACGAATTGGTCAGCGACAGCTCTCGTTTACAATGTTGACAGAACAGCCAAGGTTTCCGTGACGAAGCCCACGGAAAATAGAGAAATCAGGATCGTAGAAAATGAAAACACCTCCCACGCAAACGTTGGCTAA
- a CDS encoding Sir2 family NAD-dependent protein deacetylase has protein sequence MSAESGIATFRDPGGVWAKYDLQDVATPQGFARDPAKVLEFYNMRRRRMRDVMPNAAHIALARLEWEFSGGFLLVTQNVGDSRTNLETDGRHFTAVLRCLARLKAPVFLFPAGHLRNKDHIPRPSRRRHFCSLYC, from the coding sequence ATTTCGGCAGAGTCGGGCATCGCGACCTTCCGCGATCCCGGCGGCGTCTGGGCGAAATACGACCTTCAGGATGTGGCAACACCTCAAGGTTTTGCCCGCGACCCGGCGAAGGTGCTCGAGTTCTACAACATGCGGCGCCGGCGGATGCGTGACGTCATGCCAAACGCGGCGCATATCGCACTGGCGAGGCTGGAATGGGAGTTTTCGGGCGGTTTCCTGCTGGTTACGCAAAACGTGGGCGATAGCCGGACCAATTTAGAAACCGACGGACGACACTTCACGGCTGTGCTTCGCTGCCTGGCGCGCCTCAAGGCTCCGGTATTCCTGTTTCCTGCTGGACACCTCCGAAACAAGGACCATATTCCTCGCCCATCAAGGCGCCGACATTTTTGTTCTCTTTATTGCTAG